The nucleotide window CTCCCTCCTGCATGGCGCAAATCACCGGCCTCTGCTCCTGTACTCGCAAACACGGAAAGGTAATGCGCCCTCGAATGCAAGTCTGCTGGATGATGATAGCAAGATCATGATCGATCTCATCTATGGTTATCGCTATCGACTGGATGCGGAAGATCACATTATCGATAAGCTGTCCACAGCTGATGCCGACTATCAGGAAACATTACTTTACGCAGCACTGGAGAAGCGTGGCCTGATTAGTGATAGCGCCTTTTCTCCTCGACAGAAAACCGGAGGCTGATGATGAGCGAAACGTTGCCTTACGTGCTGTTTCTCGCAATGAGTCGGAATCAAGAGAAGCACTTTCACGCGCTGAAAGCAGAAATGCCTGTTGATGGGGTTGTTATAAATGCCAAACACCCTGGCTGGGGCAAGACTGCGCGAGCCCTGTATTGGGTTTGGAGGAATCGTAGTAATTTGCCTGAGTGGCTCAGCTTTCGTGTGGACAAGGGAAAGCTCAATAATGGCGCCCATGGCCGCTGGTTCCAGTTAGGGTTGGCGCTACGAATAGCACATCTCATGGCAGGAATATTTCGTGAATCTGAGCGGCGTAGACCAAATATTCTTTTCGTGCTCAATGGGGAGCATTACAAGCAGAAAGCAGTTATTGCCTGGGCTAAAGGTGAAGGGATTAAAGTGGCCTATCTTGAGCTAGGCTATCTGCCAAACACGATGGTGCTTGATGGAAAAGGGATTAACTTTGCCAACGGAATGCCGCGTAAGTCAGGGTTTTATCGATCCTATCAGCCTCAAGGTATGAAGGTGGACAGTAATCTAGTTAGGCGTCCGCCTCGCACTCCGGTAGGTCAGCCGATCAGCTTGCCTGAGCGATATATATTTGTTCCGTTCCAAGTTTATGATGATACCCAGATTTTGATTCATTCGCCCTGGATCAAGTCGATGGAGCGGTTGCACGAGGTGCTTGAAAAGACAGTCGATAGTTTACGTTCCGACACCGTTTTTGTCGTCAAAGAGCATCCTACGTCCAAGCGAAGTTATCCGGAACTTCATGGCCGCCATCCACGTATTATTTATGCTAATGCCAACGACACCCAGGAGTTGATAGAGCAGTCGCTCGCAGTGATCACCATTAACTCTACCGTTGGCATCGAAAGCCTGTTGCTGGGAAGGCCTGTGATCACTCTGGGGAATGCCTGCTACAACATAGATGGTCTGGTGTCCCATGCCGACAACGAGAAGGAATTGATGGAGCTGCTGCAAGACCCTGAGGGGCTATCCTTTGATGACGAGCTGATCCGGCACTTCGTTGCCTGGTTGGGGGAGGCTTATTTGGTGCCCGGCCGTTGGCCTGATTACACACCGGAATATCCTGCGAGGATGCGAAAGCGCTTGGACGAGATTCTGCGAGGGGATCAATTTTGAGCTGGGTAACCCGGGGAGTGGCAGCGGATGATCTGGTAAATGAACTGGCACTGTTTGATTCGGAGCCTGAAGTGGTTTCCGGAAAGGGAACGATGACGCAGGTCTATAGTGGGCAATATCAGGGCCGCGACGTCTTCCTGAAGGTGAGCAGTCGGGAACGATGGAAGGTATTGATCCCCCGGCTCTGTTTGGCGCGAGCATGGTGCTCATCGGTAGAACTGGAGGCCAGGAACTTGCTGCGCTTGCGGGACGCGGGAATCAAAGTGATTCCAATTCTGGGGCATGGCACTCGCTATACCCTTGGGGTGCCTGCGTATGGAGTTATGCTATCTGCGGCGGTGGCGGGTATTAGTCTTGAAGATGTGTTGATGTCGGACGTTCCCTGTCGTGCGGAGATGGCGGAGCGCTATGGTCGGATAGCTGCCATGTTGCACAAGCTGGGGGGCTATGAGCCGCTCAGAGCCAAGGATTTTATGGTTAACAACGAAGAACTGATTTTGCTGGACAGGGAGAAGCCACTGTTAGCCCCAGGGTGGCGTGAGACACGAGCCATGACATCGCTGGAGAGAGCCTGGTTCAGGAACCAGCGAAGCGGATTGCGACTGAGTCCGCCTCTGGCTAGCGCCTGGGTCAAAGGCTATTGCGGTGAGGCAGGGTTGAGCGGAGCAAATGCCGATCAAGTGATGAGAACGGTTAGCCAATATTGTGCTGGCTGACCTCCAGCGGTTGTAATGATCTGATAGTAGGCCAGTAATCTATTGGCTCAAGAGGCGTCCCTTGCACGATCCCCTTGCGCTGAAAATGCTCTTCAACTTCGTCGAAGGTGCATTTTACAAGGAGTTTCGCACGGGATGATGAATGTGGAAATGCCTGAAAGTAGCAGTCAAAGAACATATCTCGTTCAGAAGATGTGATGTAGTGGGGGCCGAACAGCATGATTTGTTTAAGGTTTCGACGTTGTTCACGTTTGAAACGAAATGCCTTGCGAGTCCTTTCATTATCGATCATGGCGAGGCGGTAGCAGTCATGATCGGGTACAATCACCACATTGTTGCCTCGTAAATCGCCATGGATAACGCCCTGCGCGTGCATTTTTCCTATGGTGAAGCCGAGCTCCCTAAACAGATCGTTTCGCCACTGGCTGTCAGGTTTGTCTTTGAGGTAGCTTTCTAGGGTATTAAGAAGGGGGGGGCCGTTGAGGGCTTCCATTATGATGAAATCATTGTT belongs to Alcanivorax sediminis and includes:
- a CDS encoding capsular polysaccharide export protein, LipB/KpsS family, which produces MMSETLPYVLFLAMSRNQEKHFHALKAEMPVDGVVINAKHPGWGKTARALYWVWRNRSNLPEWLSFRVDKGKLNNGAHGRWFQLGLALRIAHLMAGIFRESERRRPNILFVLNGEHYKQKAVIAWAKGEGIKVAYLELGYLPNTMVLDGKGINFANGMPRKSGFYRSYQPQGMKVDSNLVRRPPRTPVGQPISLPERYIFVPFQVYDDTQILIHSPWIKSMERLHEVLEKTVDSLRSDTVFVVKEHPTSKRSYPELHGRHPRIIYANANDTQELIEQSLAVITINSTVGIESLLLGRPVITLGNACYNIDGLVSHADNEKELMELLQDPEGLSFDDELIRHFVAWLGEAYLVPGRWPDYTPEYPARMRKRLDEILRGDQF
- a CDS encoding BUD32 family EKC/KEOPS complex subunit, translated to MSWVTRGVAADDLVNELALFDSEPEVVSGKGTMTQVYSGQYQGRDVFLKVSSRERWKVLIPRLCLARAWCSSVELEARNLLRLRDAGIKVIPILGHGTRYTLGVPAYGVMLSAAVAGISLEDVLMSDVPCRAEMAERYGRIAAMLHKLGGYEPLRAKDFMVNNEELILLDREKPLLAPGWRETRAMTSLERAWFRNQRSGLRLSPPLASAWVKGYCGEAGLSGANADQVMRTVSQYCAG
- a CDS encoding lipopolysaccharide kinase InaA family protein produces the protein MHNSHLTIDFHCELGFHTAIAEAVQRLLSGHDDWVSIKKNDRNTIAYHPELGVYFKSFYRNSVTERLKSIFSGGRAHRTLKGTRLLQAANCLAPDILATGRYSNNDFIIMEALNGPPLLNTLESYLKDKPDSQWRNDLFRELGFTIGKMHAQGVIHGDLRGNNVVIVPDHDCYRLAMIDNERTRKAFRFKREQRRNLKQIMLFGPHYITSSERDMFFDCYFQAFPHSSSRAKLLVKCTFDEVEEHFQRKGIVQGTPLEPIDYWPTIRSLQPLEVSQHNIG